A genomic region of Micromonospora sp. NBC_01796 contains the following coding sequences:
- a CDS encoding DUF6959 family protein, producing MGDEQARVLARETSIAVTQLEGRAFPGIHVQGDTLFALLQQFDDVAGRLRQAAGGREALEDLDLAVEEMAQILRFYESVLEARGIRLPYMGTDGGRGGAGVPDTGSTRGGERRGSARLRRAALEGVAAYLADEDADVHNVTDAAIREDAQAAALHLTALAADAVTALAGVSGRDPQDVLRTLRRHSSGRLVSAEAASDGSALPSGVQVIYPEGMDGYDWAMTEAKGWIEVTVRWSGGERAVTFYDPTRLGQEVRDAVAESGHFVEGASVVVQTLTQEAIEAVVALMARGDFVDIR from the coding sequence ATGGGCGACGAGCAGGCGCGTGTGCTCGCGCGTGAGACGAGCATCGCGGTGACTCAGTTGGAAGGGCGCGCGTTCCCGGGTATCCACGTGCAGGGGGACACCCTCTTCGCGTTGCTGCAGCAGTTCGACGACGTCGCCGGCCGGTTGCGGCAGGCCGCGGGCGGCCGTGAAGCGTTGGAGGATCTGGACCTAGCCGTCGAGGAGATGGCCCAGATCCTGCGCTTCTACGAGTCGGTGCTCGAAGCGCGCGGTATCCGGCTGCCGTACATGGGGACGGATGGCGGCCGAGGTGGTGCTGGCGTACCGGATACCGGATCGACGCGAGGGGGCGAGCGACGAGGTAGTGCCAGGCTGCGAAGAGCTGCCCTGGAGGGCGTGGCTGCGTACCTCGCGGACGAGGACGCCGATGTTCACAACGTCACCGATGCCGCGATCAGGGAGGATGCGCAGGCGGCAGCGTTGCACCTCACCGCCCTGGCTGCGGACGCGGTAACGGCCCTGGCCGGTGTGTCAGGACGTGACCCGCAGGATGTCCTACGGACGCTGCGTCGACATAGCTCCGGCCGGTTGGTGTCCGCTGAAGCCGCGAGCGACGGTTCTGCTCTGCCGTCTGGGGTGCAGGTCATCTATCCCGAGGGTATGGACGGGTACGACTGGGCGATGACCGAAGCCAAGGGGTGGATCGAGGTGACCGTCCGGTGGTCCGGTGGTGAGAGGGCAGTCACCTTCTACGACCCGACCCGGCTCGGCCAGGAGGTGCGGGATGCCGTGGCGGAGTCCGGCCATTTTGTCGAGGGGGCTTCAGTCGTCGTGCAGACGCTGACCCAGGAAGCCATCGAAGCGGTCGTAGCGCTTATGGCGCGGGGGGATTTCGTCGATATCCGTTGA
- a CDS encoding barstar family protein yields MYYTRIHYGDAGRRHSFESGEGVEFRPGVMAVAASEIEAATASARMQGMRVYSLSTGAGGGRDAFFDAVRATLPLDPPLASNYSWDALADSIFGGLVILDVDRVLVVWTDAAEMTAAAPVDADTAASVLVQTAADLAEPRYTQGHPVFSVTVLMVTEPS; encoded by the coding sequence GTGTACTACACCCGGATCCACTACGGGGACGCCGGGCGCCGGCATTCGTTCGAATCAGGTGAGGGTGTGGAATTTCGTCCAGGTGTGATGGCCGTGGCGGCCTCGGAGATCGAGGCCGCCACGGCGTCCGCTCGCATGCAGGGGATGCGGGTTTATTCATTGTCGACCGGGGCAGGTGGCGGGAGGGACGCCTTCTTCGACGCCGTTCGGGCGACGCTGCCACTCGATCCGCCCCTGGCGAGTAACTACAGCTGGGACGCGTTGGCGGACTCGATATTCGGCGGCCTGGTGATTCTCGACGTTGACCGGGTCCTGGTGGTGTGGACCGACGCGGCGGAGATGACGGCCGCCGCGCCCGTGGACGCCGATACGGCGGCCAGCGTGCTGGTGCAGACCGCTGCCGACTTGGCCGAGCCGAGGTACACGCAGGGCCATCCCGTTTTTTCGGTCACGGTGTTGATGGTCACGGAGCCGTCGTAG
- a CDS encoding DUF4419 domain-containing protein: protein MDDVARTVEPLPTRPLGELFPDALTIGGDPALPVIAPDGVHPLLSAVGRAFAEHRPLVLSPDVVWLTISQGVAQHVRLHAEELRSRLMAEPGRRLEVVHDGPMPTDPNSWYELVGSFGRQLAAEVTDAELFACDFSTSTDIERVVGQIVLLDVFSPYFSLWLTCVCGIPSVTLTGTVEDWRKIRKRVDGLAGFGLESWCRSLVTIADQFVRAAAGDPDTEFWQRIYNPADAYGGDVITGWVARLYPYLRRDGGVDRPNPLLDLPIGEPRELTSSGRMGYDGPGVRSDVVPATLSRVIVNINDMVDRDNYTVVLHAGLVAVAQDSDGALRPVAGWHLSPAVPQIDDVIDRIIRDHHATPPGDEHLFFASADLAALYRAIGAASLFDGVWRLRPIAEHGLLFRGPDRWSIITVIDLADGRSIGAAVDHTTQTMHWLTCRVEEISNPGPSGPRLVLRDQPADVPVYGTSFSMLLAAALDTGGDISHLEVDRLDRLDSRNETSLRAARTPPQPIHRPAPARRLDRQPHQPPSPDLDIHERIAQIRGAKEAAIDGQDFEHAAYLRALEKELLADLGRSEPSAS, encoded by the coding sequence GTGGACGACGTCGCCCGTACGGTGGAGCCGTTGCCGACTCGGCCTCTTGGTGAGCTGTTCCCGGACGCGTTGACGATCGGTGGTGACCCGGCGCTCCCGGTCATTGCGCCGGACGGTGTGCATCCGTTGTTGAGCGCGGTCGGCCGGGCGTTCGCCGAGCACCGCCCGCTTGTGCTGTCCCCGGACGTGGTGTGGTTGACGATTTCGCAGGGTGTCGCCCAACACGTGCGGCTCCACGCGGAGGAACTGCGGTCGCGGTTGATGGCAGAGCCTGGTAGACGGCTCGAGGTGGTCCATGACGGACCGATGCCCACCGATCCCAATTCCTGGTACGAGCTGGTGGGGTCGTTCGGCCGTCAGCTCGCCGCCGAGGTTACGGACGCCGAGTTGTTCGCCTGCGACTTCTCCACCAGTACCGACATCGAGCGCGTCGTTGGACAGATTGTGCTGCTGGACGTGTTCTCGCCGTACTTCTCGCTGTGGTTGACCTGCGTCTGCGGCATTCCCTCGGTCACCTTGACGGGCACGGTGGAGGACTGGCGGAAGATCCGGAAACGAGTGGATGGATTGGCCGGGTTCGGGCTGGAAAGCTGGTGTCGCTCGTTGGTGACGATTGCCGATCAATTCGTACGGGCTGCGGCAGGTGACCCGGATACCGAGTTCTGGCAGCGCATCTACAACCCGGCCGACGCTTACGGCGGCGACGTGATCACTGGTTGGGTTGCGCGGCTGTACCCGTACCTACGTCGTGACGGTGGCGTCGACCGGCCGAATCCGTTGTTGGACCTGCCGATCGGGGAGCCGCGCGAGCTGACCTCCTCCGGCCGGATGGGATACGACGGTCCGGGGGTGCGGAGCGACGTGGTGCCGGCAACGCTTTCCCGAGTGATCGTCAACATCAACGATATGGTCGACCGGGACAACTACACGGTTGTCCTGCATGCCGGGCTGGTCGCCGTCGCCCAGGACAGCGACGGGGCGCTACGGCCGGTCGCCGGTTGGCATCTGTCGCCGGCGGTGCCACAGATCGACGATGTCATCGACCGGATCATCCGCGACCATCACGCCACCCCGCCCGGAGACGAGCACCTGTTCTTCGCGTCCGCCGACCTCGCCGCGCTCTACCGCGCCATCGGAGCGGCGAGCCTGTTCGATGGCGTGTGGCGACTGCGGCCCATCGCCGAGCACGGCCTACTGTTCCGCGGTCCCGACCGCTGGTCCATCATCACGGTCATCGACTTGGCTGACGGCCGCAGCATCGGCGCGGCTGTCGACCACACCACCCAGACCATGCACTGGCTCACTTGCCGCGTCGAGGAGATCAGCAACCCCGGCCCGTCCGGCCCGCGCCTGGTCCTGCGTGATCAGCCCGCCGATGTTCCGGTCTACGGGACCTCGTTCAGCATGCTGCTCGCCGCCGCCCTCGACACCGGCGGCGACATCAGTCATCTGGAAGTTGATCGCCTCGATCGCCTCGACAGCCGTAACGAGACGTCGCTGCGGGCGGCCCGGACCCCGCCCCAACCGATCCACCGGCCGGCCCCAGCGCGGCGGCTGGATCGGCAACCACACCAGCCACCATCACCCGATCTCGACATCCACGAGCGGATTGCCCAGATCCGGGGTGCGAAGGAAGCCGCGATCGACGGGCAGGACTTCGAACACGCCGCGTACCTCCGCGCCCTTGAGAAGGAACTTCTCGCCGACCTCGGGCGAAGCGAGCCGTCGGCTTCCTGA
- a CDS encoding helix-turn-helix transcriptional regulator, translating to MANTSTRTLRLLSLLQSHRYWPGTQLAERLGISVRTLRRDIDRLRELGYPVEAQRGVDGGYQLTAGAVLPPLVVDDEEAVALAVGLQAAAQSAVEGLAESSVRVLAKVVQVMPPRLRRQVEALGAMTLPAGWNGAASPGVDPGVLTAVALACRDSEHLRFSYTAADDHHTNRHVEPHRLVSLGRRWYLVAYDLARHDWRSFRVDRLTAAHGTGSRFRPRALPAADAAEFVRTSLDNQARPYQVEVLVDAPAATVRERIGRWSTVEELDAEHCRVRMTTDSLDWPTMALGVLGADFRVLNPPELLEQIHHWGTRFNRARA from the coding sequence ATGGCGAACACCAGCACCCGGACGCTGCGACTGCTGTCCCTGCTGCAGAGCCACCGGTACTGGCCGGGCACCCAACTGGCCGAGCGACTGGGAATCTCGGTCCGCACCCTGCGCCGGGACATCGACCGGCTGCGCGAGCTGGGCTATCCGGTCGAGGCGCAGCGGGGCGTGGACGGCGGCTACCAGCTCACCGCGGGCGCGGTACTACCGCCGCTGGTGGTCGACGACGAGGAGGCGGTCGCCCTGGCCGTGGGCCTGCAGGCCGCCGCGCAGAGCGCGGTGGAGGGCCTCGCCGAGTCCTCGGTACGGGTGCTGGCCAAGGTGGTGCAGGTGATGCCGCCCCGGCTGCGGCGCCAGGTCGAGGCGCTGGGTGCGATGACACTGCCCGCCGGCTGGAACGGCGCCGCCAGCCCAGGCGTCGACCCGGGCGTGCTCACCGCGGTTGCGCTGGCCTGCCGAGACAGCGAACACCTCCGCTTCTCCTACACCGCCGCCGATGACCACCACACCAACCGGCACGTCGAACCGCACCGACTGGTCTCCCTCGGTCGCCGCTGGTACCTGGTCGCCTACGACCTCGCCCGCCACGACTGGCGCAGCTTCCGGGTCGACCGCCTCACCGCGGCACACGGCACCGGCTCCCGGTTCCGGCCCCGCGCCCTTCCCGCCGCCGACGCCGCCGAGTTCGTCCGCACCAGCCTGGACAACCAGGCCCGCCCCTACCAGGTGGAGGTCTTGGTCGACGCCCCGGCCGCAACCGTGCGCGAGCGCATCGGCCGGTGGAGCACAGTCGAGGAGCTCGACGCCGAGCACTGCCGGGTACGAATGACCACCGACTCCCTCGACTGGCCGACCATGGCACTGGGCGTGCTGGGCGCAGACTTCCGCGTCCTCAACCCACCCGAACTACTGGAGCAGATCCACCACTGGGGCACCCGCTTCAACCGGGCCAGGGCTTGA
- a CDS encoding DinB family protein → MSETTIVNESATRELADAPAAVGERADLLAMLAHQRHFLRFTTRDLTDEQAGQRTTASELSLGGLIKHVTAVERTWADFILDGPSVMGDFTTMTEADWVRRTDEFRLLPGETLAGVLSDYAEAARRTDGLVATLDDLDATQPLPKAPWFEPGARWSTRRVLMHIVAETAQHAGHADIIRESLDGARSMG, encoded by the coding sequence ATGAGCGAGACCACGATCGTCAACGAATCGGCCACCCGCGAGCTGGCCGACGCGCCGGCCGCCGTTGGCGAGCGCGCGGACCTGTTGGCGATGCTGGCCCACCAGCGGCACTTCCTGCGCTTCACCACCCGCGACCTCACCGACGAGCAGGCCGGGCAGCGAACCACCGCCAGCGAACTGAGCCTGGGCGGCCTGATCAAGCACGTCACCGCAGTCGAGCGCACCTGGGCGGACTTCATCCTGGACGGGCCGTCGGTGATGGGCGACTTCACCACCATGACCGAGGCCGACTGGGTCCGACGTACCGATGAGTTCCGGCTGCTACCCGGCGAGACACTGGCCGGTGTGCTCTCCGACTACGCCGAGGCGGCCCGCCGGACCGACGGACTGGTCGCCACGCTGGACGACCTGGACGCCACCCAGCCGCTGCCGAAGGCCCCGTGGTTCGAGCCCGGCGCACGGTGGTCGACCCGCCGGGTGCTGATGCACATCGTCGCCGAGACCGCCCAGCACGCCGGCCACGCCGACATCATCCGCGAGTCCCTGGACGGCGCCAGAAGCATGGGTTAA
- a CDS encoding aspartyl/asparaginyl beta-hydroxylase domain-containing protein — MFQTRDIGGYALFVDESPFPFLEDLRGAWSDIRAECLALGDDSFEPWVQREMYGTGWSVYGLVAFGTRIDAALAACPRTAEALHRVPGLTTAGFSRMVPGTHIKPHEGWVTTVYRAHLGLVVPDGDCALRVGSQIRPWQEGGLFVFDDTVDHEAWNYGDGTRTVLLFDFLRPGRTMDELDELPPAVAADMRRRNEFQR, encoded by the coding sequence GTGTTTCAGACTCGGGATATCGGGGGTTATGCGTTGTTCGTAGATGAGTCGCCGTTTCCATTCCTTGAGGACCTTCGTGGTGCGTGGTCCGATATCCGGGCCGAGTGTCTGGCGTTGGGCGACGATTCGTTCGAGCCGTGGGTGCAGCGCGAGATGTACGGCACGGGTTGGAGCGTGTACGGCCTCGTGGCATTCGGCACGCGTATTGACGCAGCGCTGGCCGCCTGTCCGCGCACAGCCGAGGCGCTGCACCGGGTTCCCGGCCTGACAACTGCCGGCTTCTCCCGCATGGTCCCGGGTACTCACATCAAGCCCCACGAGGGCTGGGTCACGACCGTCTATCGTGCCCATCTCGGCCTCGTCGTGCCGGACGGTGACTGCGCGTTGCGGGTGGGCTCGCAGATCCGGCCCTGGCAGGAAGGCGGGTTGTTCGTGTTCGACGACACGGTCGATCACGAGGCGTGGAACTACGGCGACGGCACCCGAACGGTGCTGCTGTTCGACTTTCTCCGCCCGGGACGGACCATGGACGAGCTTGACGAACTTCCTCCGGCGGTTGCGGCCGATATGCGCCGCAGGAATGAGTTCCAGCGGTAG
- a CDS encoding M20 metallopeptidase family protein, giving the protein MSEDAVDAVASRLDRDLIELRRDIHRHPETPGQERRTAEVVAQRLREAGLDVTTGVGGHGVVGVLSGARRGRTVAYRSDMDAVPPSDQVGGGVQAAHLCGHDMHTAVGVGVAGVLARLRNRLAGTVVFVFQPAEESLAGAAAMLDDGVFARVRPAEIHALHCGPFPVGQFVVTPGLGLPGQDRGVITLVGRDATARARRLAAEISALTTVSRPATSEDLERLVADVQTPDGPLANFVFMQAQVSEAEGRAEVRLSYRCWPEDRYVAIREDVRRLAGSDGQASVTFPNDPFPAMVCPEREGQAVKRYLQQTAGRDRVRTLHAAIPFSGEDFALFLDRLPGTYTFLGVRAPGASIETSYPHFGAFDPDERAIGYGVRAMAGWLARRTR; this is encoded by the coding sequence GTGAGCGAGGATGCGGTGGATGCGGTGGCGTCTCGGCTGGACCGTGACCTGATCGAGTTGCGCCGTGACATCCACCGGCACCCGGAGACGCCGGGTCAGGAGCGGCGGACCGCCGAGGTGGTGGCCCAGCGACTTCGCGAGGCCGGCCTCGACGTCACCACGGGTGTGGGGGGCCATGGGGTGGTGGGAGTTCTCAGCGGCGCTCGTCGTGGCCGGACGGTCGCTTACCGGTCGGACATGGACGCGGTACCGCCGAGCGATCAGGTGGGGGGTGGCGTGCAAGCGGCTCACCTGTGTGGGCACGACATGCACACGGCCGTGGGCGTGGGTGTCGCGGGGGTTCTGGCGCGTCTGCGCAACCGGCTCGCGGGCACGGTGGTGTTCGTCTTCCAACCCGCTGAGGAGTCGCTCGCCGGTGCCGCCGCGATGCTCGACGACGGCGTGTTCGCCCGAGTCCGTCCAGCGGAGATCCATGCCCTGCACTGCGGTCCTTTCCCTGTCGGCCAGTTCGTGGTCACGCCCGGGCTCGGACTTCCTGGCCAGGACCGCGGCGTCATCACGCTCGTGGGGCGCGATGCGACGGCGCGGGCGCGACGGCTCGCCGCCGAGATCAGCGCACTCACCACCGTTTCCCGCCCTGCGACCTCCGAGGACCTCGAACGGCTCGTGGCCGACGTCCAGACACCTGACGGGCCATTGGCCAATTTCGTCTTCATGCAGGCCCAGGTCTCCGAAGCCGAAGGCCGAGCCGAGGTGCGGTTGTCGTACCGATGCTGGCCGGAGGACCGGTACGTCGCCATCCGCGAGGACGTCCGCCGACTCGCAGGCTCCGATGGTCAGGCGTCGGTAACCTTCCCGAACGACCCGTTTCCCGCGATGGTCTGTCCCGAGCGGGAAGGCCAGGCCGTGAAGCGGTACCTGCAACAGACAGCCGGTCGCGACCGGGTACGGACGTTGCACGCCGCGATCCCGTTCAGCGGTGAGGACTTCGCGCTGTTCCTGGACCGGCTACCCGGCACGTACACCTTCCTCGGCGTCCGCGCGCCCGGCGCCTCCATCGAAACCAGTTATCCGCATTTCGGCGCCTTCGACCCAGACGAACGGGCCATCGGGTACGGCGTCCGCGCGATGGCGGGTTGGCTCGCCCGGCGTACCCGGTAG
- a CDS encoding AfsR/SARP family transcriptional regulator: protein MRLWRGGVELNAGPRQQAHVLALLVARVGQPVSTGDLIDLIWAEDAPASALNVIHKYIGALRRLLEPAVPARSSGRYLHRHGNAYVFTAGPDVLDLVSFRELVDAARAALARQARDLALDCYVEALGLWKGHPGAGFADGSAAPVLAALDDEFHTVCTAATELAVSLRQPERVILPLQLAASMALFHEPVQASLITALGAAGRQAEALSAFHAVRDRLAEELGIDPSAPLQAAHRRVLTQTPTTPSIAGTERGGDPTPARQAGPVGPGEETREESDVLLQSSGPDLMEPVAPNVVAARVRPAGVPRQLPTDVSRFVGRALPLKQLDGLLSDVTGASAAVATIVGTAGVGKTSLAVHWSHSAAERFPDGQLYANLRGFDPTGAVARPDEVLRGFLTALGVPAQSLSATTEGLVGQYRRELAGRRVLIVLDNARDASQVRPLLPSASGSFVLVTSRDQLTGLVALDGAEPIAIDVLDPDEAYDLLTRRLGPARLSAEPDAATEIITRCARLPLALAVTAARAAVRPELPLAGLVEEMREAQTPLDALGGTDAASDVRSVFGCSYAALREPTATLFRRLGLHPGPDLTVPAAASACGLPVSQVRPLLAELAGANLISEHRPGRFAFHDLLRAYAADLAERLDTADDRRCASRRLIDHHVHSADTANRQFGKPKHSPVEPPPAGPGVSVVEPADEQRALAWFDAEVANLIAVARQVEAAELDRHTIAFAAILENYLRRRGLTRLWVSLQETAVRAAGRLGDPAALRAAFSCLGGALNQMGDHDGAIQLYQRAIDLGPDPDPVRQGGIHLGLAAVFTNLGRYAAALAEVNRALALFRAGNDRDREAAALNDIGWNHYLAGDYDQALVSCTQALALFEEVGNRSGQAYTWDSLGQAHHKLGHEDEASACHQRSLAMLRELGHRYPEAIILLHIGDCHEAGGRGTDARLAWQEALAILDALDHPDAEDARARLTR from the coding sequence TTGCGGCTCTGGCGCGGCGGCGTCGAGCTGAACGCCGGCCCCAGACAACAGGCGCACGTGTTGGCCCTGCTTGTGGCTCGCGTGGGCCAGCCGGTCAGCACGGGAGACCTGATCGACCTGATCTGGGCAGAAGACGCCCCCGCCAGTGCGCTCAACGTGATCCACAAGTACATCGGGGCACTGCGGCGGTTGCTCGAGCCCGCGGTGCCCGCCCGGTCATCCGGAAGGTACCTGCACCGCCACGGTAACGCGTACGTGTTCACCGCCGGTCCCGACGTGCTGGACCTCGTGTCGTTCCGGGAACTCGTCGATGCCGCCCGCGCCGCTCTCGCCCGGCAGGCTCGTGACCTGGCGCTCGACTGTTATGTCGAGGCGCTCGGTCTCTGGAAGGGGCATCCAGGGGCCGGGTTTGCCGATGGCTCGGCGGCTCCGGTACTGGCGGCCCTCGATGACGAGTTTCACACCGTATGCACGGCGGCCACCGAACTGGCCGTGTCGTTGCGCCAACCCGAGCGGGTGATCCTGCCGCTTCAGTTGGCCGCGTCGATGGCACTGTTCCACGAGCCCGTACAGGCCAGCCTCATCACCGCCCTGGGCGCCGCTGGACGGCAGGCGGAGGCACTGTCGGCGTTCCACGCGGTTCGTGACCGCCTCGCCGAGGAGCTCGGTATCGACCCTAGTGCGCCGCTGCAGGCCGCGCACCGACGGGTACTGACCCAGACGCCGACGACGCCGAGCATTGCCGGCACGGAGCGTGGGGGCGACCCCACACCGGCGCGGCAGGCAGGTCCGGTCGGGCCGGGCGAGGAAACGCGCGAGGAATCCGACGTCCTGCTGCAGTCCTCCGGCCCCGACCTCATGGAGCCCGTGGCGCCGAACGTCGTGGCAGCCCGGGTCCGACCCGCCGGGGTACCACGTCAGCTGCCGACCGATGTGAGCCGGTTCGTGGGTCGGGCCCTTCCGCTCAAGCAGTTGGATGGGCTGCTCTCCGACGTGACGGGCGCCTCGGCAGCGGTGGCGACCATTGTGGGAACGGCGGGCGTGGGCAAGACCTCCCTGGCGGTGCACTGGTCTCATTCGGCGGCGGAGAGATTCCCGGACGGCCAGCTCTACGCCAATCTCCGGGGCTTCGATCCCACCGGAGCGGTGGCGCGGCCCGACGAGGTCCTGCGTGGGTTCCTGACTGCCCTGGGCGTGCCCGCGCAGAGTCTGTCCGCGACAACGGAAGGCCTCGTCGGCCAGTACCGCCGCGAGCTGGCCGGCCGGCGGGTGCTGATCGTCCTCGACAATGCTCGGGATGCCAGCCAGGTCCGGCCGCTGTTGCCGAGCGCCTCGGGCAGCTTCGTCTTGGTGACCAGCCGCGACCAGCTCACCGGTCTGGTCGCCCTGGACGGCGCCGAGCCGATTGCCATCGATGTGCTCGACCCGGACGAGGCTTACGACCTCCTGACCCGCCGGCTCGGACCTGCGCGACTCTCGGCGGAGCCGGACGCCGCTACGGAGATCATCACCCGGTGCGCACGCCTCCCGCTCGCGCTCGCGGTCACCGCGGCCAGGGCGGCGGTACGCCCCGAGCTTCCACTGGCCGGGCTGGTCGAGGAGATGCGGGAGGCCCAGACACCGCTCGACGCCCTCGGCGGGACCGACGCGGCCAGCGATGTGCGGTCCGTGTTCGGCTGCTCGTACGCCGCGTTGCGCGAACCCACGGCGACTCTGTTCCGGCGGCTCGGCCTGCACCCGGGACCTGATTTGACCGTGCCAGCCGCCGCCAGTGCCTGTGGGCTACCGGTCTCCCAGGTCCGGCCACTGCTGGCCGAGCTTGCCGGGGCGAACCTCATCAGCGAGCATCGGCCGGGCCGGTTCGCGTTCCACGACCTGCTCCGTGCCTACGCCGCCGACCTCGCCGAGCGCCTCGACACCGCCGACGACCGTCGCTGCGCCAGCCGACGCCTTATCGACCACCATGTGCACAGCGCCGATACGGCGAACCGGCAGTTCGGCAAGCCCAAACACTCGCCGGTCGAACCACCGCCGGCCGGGCCGGGCGTGTCCGTCGTCGAGCCGGCCGACGAGCAGCGGGCGCTGGCCTGGTTCGATGCGGAGGTGGCCAACCTCATCGCCGTCGCGAGACAGGTCGAAGCCGCCGAACTCGACCGTCACACCATCGCGTTCGCGGCGATCCTCGAGAACTACCTGCGGCGGCGGGGCCTCACCCGGCTCTGGGTGAGCCTGCAGGAGACGGCTGTTCGAGCCGCTGGGCGTCTCGGCGACCCGGCTGCCCTGCGGGCCGCCTTCTCGTGCCTCGGCGGCGCCCTGAACCAGATGGGTGACCATGACGGGGCGATCCAGCTCTATCAGCGAGCCATCGACCTGGGCCCCGACCCCGACCCCGTCCGCCAGGGAGGAATCCACCTCGGTCTTGCCGCCGTGTTTACCAACCTCGGCCGCTATGCCGCGGCGTTGGCCGAGGTCAACCGCGCGCTGGCGCTGTTCCGGGCTGGGAACGACCGTGACCGTGAGGCGGCGGCGCTCAACGACATCGGCTGGAACCACTACCTCGCCGGCGATTACGACCAGGCACTGGTCAGCTGCACGCAGGCGTTGGCACTGTTCGAGGAGGTCGGCAACCGGTCCGGTCAGGCGTACACCTGGGACAGCCTGGGCCAGGCCCACCACAAGCTCGGGCACGAAGACGAGGCCAGCGCCTGCCATCAACGCTCGTTGGCCATGCTGCGTGAACTCGGCCATCGGTACCCGGAGGCGATAATCCTCCTTCATATCGGCGACTGTCACGAGGCCGGCGGGCGGGGGACCGACGCGCGGCTCGCCTGGCAGGAGGCACTGGCGATTCTCGACGCGCTCGACCACCCCGACGCCGAGGACGCCCGAGCGAGGCTGACCAGGTAG
- a CDS encoding phospholipase D-like domain-containing protein, which produces MHRVRSLRPLALAGISALVALCTQLAAVPTAQAALDEPARSACRNAGKVPVTTSVVFNDPVAGTPTAVVERICSLIKKAAVGSSIEIAEFVVSGDAGADYAAVLLDAYRRGVEVRMVMDGYQINNPAAAELIRTLGTDASVTSWVHVCSHLSPEGNTTSCQGTKGMHNKFALFSKTGGKRDVVVQASNNITDVNSTSYWNNLVVLPGNGTLFAGYGKYFDDLAAEVQNPDYDTTITSEMPGGKVTAQFYPVADRDPIAARLDQVSCKTKGRTRVEIGQSEWDGTRLAIVDELARLKAAGCQVRVVHGLAEDAVTAALDAAGIERRVLDGSTPAGRIHSKYIVVSDPAGPGSGRGWVLTGSHNFNATSLQRNDEATVELSHRSIVDAYAANFARLWEVGAVAGG; this is translated from the coding sequence ATGCACCGAGTCCGTTCCCTTCGCCCCCTCGCGCTCGCTGGTATCAGCGCCCTGGTCGCCTTGTGTACGCAGCTGGCGGCCGTCCCCACCGCCCAGGCCGCCCTCGACGAGCCCGCCCGCAGCGCCTGCCGTAACGCCGGCAAGGTACCGGTCACGACCAGCGTCGTCTTCAACGACCCCGTCGCGGGCACTCCGACCGCCGTCGTGGAACGTATCTGCTCACTGATCAAGAAAGCCGCGGTGGGGTCCTCGATCGAGATCGCCGAGTTCGTCGTCTCGGGCGATGCCGGCGCCGACTACGCGGCGGTGCTGCTCGACGCCTACCGCCGAGGCGTCGAGGTACGCATGGTGATGGACGGCTATCAGATCAACAACCCCGCCGCCGCGGAGCTGATCCGCACCCTCGGTACCGACGCATCGGTCACCTCATGGGTGCACGTCTGCAGCCACCTGAGCCCGGAAGGCAACACCACGTCCTGCCAGGGCACCAAGGGCATGCACAACAAGTTCGCGCTCTTCTCCAAGACCGGTGGCAAGCGCGACGTTGTCGTGCAGGCCTCGAACAACATTACCGACGTCAACTCCACCAGCTACTGGAACAACCTCGTCGTGCTGCCCGGTAACGGTACGCTTTTCGCCGGGTACGGGAAGTACTTCGACGACCTTGCCGCCGAGGTACAGAACCCCGACTACGACACCACGATTACCAGCGAAATGCCGGGCGGCAAGGTCACCGCTCAGTTCTATCCGGTTGCCGACCGGGACCCGATCGCTGCGCGGCTCGACCAGGTGAGCTGCAAGACCAAGGGCCGCACCAGGGTGGAGATTGGCCAGTCCGAATGGGACGGCACCCGGCTCGCGATCGTCGACGAGCTCGCCAGGCTGAAGGCTGCGGGTTGCCAGGTGCGCGTCGTGCATGGTCTGGCCGAGGATGCGGTCACCGCCGCGCTCGACGCCGCCGGCATCGAGCGCCGGGTGCTCGACGGGTCGACTCCCGCCGGCCGCATCCACTCCAAGTACATCGTGGTCAGCGACCCGGCTGGTCCCGGCTCGGGCCGGGGCTGGGTTTTGACCGGCAGCCACAATTTCAACGCCACGTCGTTGCAACGCAACGACGAGGCGACCGTCGAGCTTTCCCATCGCAGCATCGTCGACGCGTACGCCGCCAACTTCGCACGGCTGTGGGAGGTCGGCGCGGTCGCCGGCGGCTAG